The following proteins are co-located in the Camarhynchus parvulus chromosome 17, STF_HiC, whole genome shotgun sequence genome:
- the SLC31A2 gene encoding probable low affinity copper uptake protein 2 produces MQMTFYFSDTVVLLFDFWNVHSPTGMVLSVLVILLLSVLYEAVKMGKAVLLRRALLALPRSLSHEALTEPQEGEHSDPAQGRWFWFHVGQTLFHVLQVVLGYMMMLAVMSYNAWIFLAAIAGSTLGYFMVYPLLGRG; encoded by the exons ATGCAG ATGACCTTCTACTTCTCGGACACAGTAGTGCTGCTCTTCGACTTCTGGAATGTCCACAGCCCCACAG ggatggtgctCTCGGTGCTGGtgatcctgctgctctctgtgctctaTGAGGCTGTGAAGATGGGCAAGGCCGTGCTGCTGCGGCGGgcgctgctggccctgccccgcAGCCTCAGCCACGAGGCCCTGACCGAGCCCCAGGAGGGGGAACACAGCGACCCCGCGCAGGGCAG gtgGTTCTGGTTCCACGTGGGCCAGACTCTGTTCCACGTGCTGCAGGTGGTGCTGGGCTATATGATGATGCTGGCAGTCATGTCCTACAACGCCTGGATCTTCCTGGCGGCCATTGCAGGCTCCACCCTGGGCTACTTCATGGTGTACCCGCTGCTGGGCCGGGGCTAG